The following proteins are encoded in a genomic region of Syntrophotaleaceae bacterium:
- a CDS encoding monovalent cation/H+ antiporter subunit D family protein produces the protein MASLNSILPLAAIGISLLAAVPILLSDRKPNLRESWTLLAAIGKFCLVAAMLPNVLAGGSFVWTLAEVIPGVPIQFRVDAMGLFFALVASFLWICTSLYSIGYMRSLQEHDQTRYFASFAVAISATIGVAFAANLLTLYLFYEVLSLSTYPLVTHEQNGEARVSGRKYLTYILGTSIGLVLPAMVVIYSLTGTLDFTAGGILAGKASPQILALLLVLFLFGFAKAALMPMHGWLPAAMVAPTPVSSFLHGVAVVKVGVFSILRVIIDIFGPDLLRDLDFGMLITTVASVTILAASLVALTQDNLKRRLAYSTVGQLSYMVLGAGMLTAAGMSGGLLHIAMHAFGKITLFFCAGAIYVASHKKYISEMDGLGRRMPVTYGAFLLGSLSIIGMPPLGGFISKWNLLLGAIGSGQMVLVLVLLTSSLLNAAYFLPIVYRGFFAESQSESIAEVREAPLFCLIPLVITALLSLVLFFFPGILLQLVRQALGG, from the coding sequence ATGGCTAGTTTAAATTCAATCCTGCCGCTGGCGGCGATCGGCATTTCCCTGCTGGCTGCCGTTCCCATTCTTCTGTCCGACCGGAAACCGAACCTGCGGGAATCCTGGACGCTGCTCGCTGCGATCGGAAAGTTCTGCTTGGTGGCGGCCATGCTGCCGAACGTGCTGGCCGGCGGGAGCTTTGTCTGGACTTTGGCCGAAGTGATCCCCGGCGTACCGATTCAATTCCGGGTGGATGCCATGGGCCTGTTCTTCGCCCTGGTCGCCTCCTTTCTCTGGATCTGCACCTCCCTGTACTCCATCGGCTACATGCGCTCCCTGCAGGAGCACGACCAGACCCGCTATTTCGCTTCTTTTGCCGTAGCCATCTCCGCCACCATCGGTGTGGCCTTTGCCGCCAACCTCCTGACCCTCTACCTGTTCTACGAGGTTCTTTCCCTTTCCACCTACCCGCTGGTCACCCATGAACAGAATGGCGAAGCCCGGGTCTCGGGCCGCAAATACCTGACCTATATCCTCGGAACCTCCATCGGCCTGGTCCTGCCGGCGATGGTTGTGATCTACTCGCTGACCGGCACCCTCGATTTCACCGCCGGGGGCATTCTGGCCGGCAAGGCTTCACCGCAGATCCTGGCTCTGCTGCTGGTGCTGTTCCTGTTCGGTTTCGCCAAGGCGGCCCTCATGCCGATGCACGGATGGCTGCCCGCTGCCATGGTCGCCCCGACGCCGGTCAGTTCCTTTCTGCACGGCGTGGCGGTGGTCAAGGTGGGAGTCTTCTCCATCCTGCGGGTCATCATCGACATCTTTGGCCCCGACCTGCTCCGGGACCTCGATTTCGGCATGCTGATCACCACTGTGGCCTCGGTGACCATCCTGGCTGCCTCCCTGGTCGCCCTCACCCAGGACAATCTGAAGCGGCGACTGGCCTACTCCACTGTCGGTCAGCTCTCCTACATGGTTCTCGGTGCGGGAATGCTTACGGCGGCAGGCATGAGCGGCGGGCTGCTGCATATCGCCATGCACGCTTTCGGCAAGATCACCCTCTTTTTCTGCGCCGGGGCGATCTATGTGGCGAGTCACAAAAAATATATCAGCGAAATGGACGGCCTCGGCCGCCGCATGCCGGTAACCTATGGGGCTTTTCTGCTAGGGTCCCTGTCCATCATCGGCATGCCGCCTTTGGGCGGGTTTATCAGCAAATGGAATCTGCTGCTGGGGGCTATCGGCAGCGGGCAAATGGTACTGGTCCTGGTGCTGCTGACAAGTTCTCTGCTCAACGCCGCCTATTTCCTGCCCATCGTCTATCGGGGCTTTTTTGCCGAGTCGCAGAGCGAAAGCATAGCGGAAGTCCGGGAGGCGCCGCTCTTCTGCCTGATCCCGCTTGTGATCACGGCACTGCTGTCTCTGGTGCTGTTCTTTTTTCCCGGCATTCTTCTCCAACTGGTGCGGCAGGCCCTGGGGGGGTAG
- a CDS encoding Na(+)/H(+) antiporter subunit D, with protein MIADVVIPPVLLYVAGCLLLSGLRGRLLKAAALLVPVAGLLLLWAMPDGSFGRIAFIGLDLVPVKVDALSRSFGTIFHLITLLGLVFSLHHKECGHYAVALLYAGAAQGVVFAGDLFSLFVCWEVLTIAATFLIAARRTTRSRGAAFRYLLVHAAGGLCLLTGIISHYGATGDIALGAMSLGAPGTLLIFLGFGLNCAWPLLHAWLVDAYPEATIAGTVFLSAFTTKSAVYVLARTFAGTEALIWIGALMAVFPVFYAIMENDLRRVLSYSLISQVGYMVVGIGIGTELAINGAVCHAWAHILYKSLLFMAMGAVLFRTGKIEATDLGGLWRTMPLTAVFYLIGAASIAAAPLFSGFITKSMLLDALVHSHKQSWVYLALLAAGAGTIFYAGIKIPYVAFFRRDAGLRPKEAPPHMLLAMGGAALLCILLGVWPALWSRIMPYPMSLHPYTAAHVLAKLQQLFFVAVGFVLLLRWKLYPFESRSINLDVDWFYRRGARLAYSLTDWFFNSLNAWSERQLGKRLPSLLARFFEEPGGHFQLAGLRLINRLAGAGPVQPEVQRRILQRSISGSYPIGVGVLLAVLFLSLMTVLFFLG; from the coding sequence ATGATCGCTGATGTTGTCATACCTCCGGTGCTGCTCTACGTTGCCGGATGCCTGCTGCTGTCGGGTCTGCGAGGACGCCTTCTCAAGGCCGCGGCCCTGCTGGTGCCTGTAGCGGGGCTTCTGCTGCTCTGGGCGATGCCCGATGGCAGTTTCGGCCGTATCGCCTTCATCGGGCTCGACCTGGTGCCTGTAAAAGTCGATGCCCTGTCCCGCTCCTTCGGCACCATTTTTCACCTGATCACCCTGCTGGGACTTGTTTTTTCCCTGCATCACAAGGAGTGCGGCCATTACGCGGTGGCCCTGCTCTATGCCGGAGCAGCCCAGGGTGTCGTCTTCGCCGGAGACCTGTTTTCCCTGTTCGTCTGCTGGGAAGTGCTGACCATTGCCGCCACCTTCCTTATCGCCGCCCGCCGCACCACCCGGTCCCGGGGGGCGGCCTTCCGCTACCTGCTGGTTCATGCCGCCGGAGGCCTCTGCCTGCTGACCGGCATCATTAGTCATTATGGCGCCACCGGGGATATCGCTCTTGGCGCCATGAGTCTCGGCGCGCCGGGCACCCTGCTCATCTTTCTCGGCTTCGGGCTCAACTGTGCCTGGCCTCTGCTCCATGCCTGGCTGGTCGATGCCTATCCCGAGGCCACCATTGCCGGCACCGTTTTTCTGAGCGCCTTCACTACCAAGAGCGCGGTCTACGTGCTGGCCCGGACTTTCGCCGGAACCGAGGCGCTGATCTGGATCGGCGCCCTCATGGCTGTCTTTCCCGTTTTTTACGCCATCATGGAAAACGACCTGCGCCGGGTTCTCTCCTACAGCCTGATCAGCCAGGTCGGCTACATGGTTGTCGGTATCGGCATCGGCACCGAACTGGCCATCAACGGTGCCGTATGCCACGCCTGGGCCCACATCCTTTACAAGAGCCTGCTGTTCATGGCCATGGGCGCCGTGCTGTTCCGGACCGGAAAAATCGAGGCGACCGATCTGGGCGGTCTCTGGCGCACCATGCCTTTGACCGCGGTCTTCTACCTGATAGGCGCCGCATCGATTGCCGCCGCTCCCCTGTTCAGCGGCTTCATCACCAAGTCAATGCTGCTCGATGCGCTGGTTCATAGCCACAAGCAGAGCTGGGTATACCTCGCCCTGCTGGCGGCGGGAGCGGGAACCATCTTCTACGCGGGGATAAAAATCCCCTATGTCGCCTTTTTCCGCCGAGATGCCGGGCTGCGTCCCAAGGAAGCCCCGCCTCACATGCTGCTGGCCATGGGAGGCGCCGCCTTGCTGTGCATTCTGCTGGGGGTCTGGCCCGCTCTCTGGTCCCGCATAATGCCGTATCCGATGTCGCTGCATCCCTATACGGCGGCGCACGTGCTGGCAAAGCTGCAGCAGCTGTTCTTTGTTGCGGTCGGTTTCGTACTTCTGCTGCGATGGAAGCTCTACCCCTTCGAGAGCCGCTCCATCAATCTCGATGTGGACTGGTTTTATCGTCGCGGCGCCCGCCTCGCCTATTCGCTGACAGACTGGTTTTTCAACAGCCTGAACGCCTGGAGCGAGAGACAACTGGGAAAACGGCTGCCGAGCCTGCTGGCCCGGTTTTTCGAGGAGCCCGGAGGACATTTTCAGCTGGCAGGGCTTCGGCTCATAAACCGGCTCGCGGGAGCCGGACCGGTCCAGCCGGAAGTGCAAAGGCGGATTCTGCAGCGCAGCATCAGCGGCAGCTACCCGATAGGCGTCGGTGTTCTGCTGGCCGTCCTCTTTCTGTCCCTTATGACCGTGCTGTTTTTCTTGGGGTAG
- a CDS encoding universal stress protein: protein MKKLLIALDCSLPSKQAVEYAAAIVPRLPDCSVFLFAVLTGVPCNENAFQELMGPESVELHGDEDHSQEVAQVRQFMDEASRILTVRGFPPERVVVESRPLQRGIAQDILDQATLLGCDTIVVAKRKLSKMKQAVLGSVSRDLIQKAEGMTIWVVDD, encoded by the coding sequence GTGAAAAAGCTGCTGATCGCCCTGGATTGTTCCCTGCCGTCGAAGCAGGCGGTCGAATATGCCGCCGCTATTGTCCCTCGCCTGCCCGATTGCAGCGTTTTTCTTTTTGCCGTGCTGACCGGAGTCCCCTGCAACGAGAATGCATTTCAGGAGTTGATGGGTCCCGAAAGCGTTGAATTGCATGGTGACGAGGACCACTCACAGGAGGTGGCGCAGGTCCGGCAGTTCATGGACGAGGCCTCCCGCATCCTGACCGTCCGCGGCTTTCCGCCAGAGCGGGTGGTGGTCGAATCCCGGCCGCTGCAGCGGGGAATTGCGCAGGACATTCTCGACCAGGCAACCCTGCTCGGGTGCGACACCATCGTTGTCGCCAAGCGAAAACTGTCCAAGATGAAGCAGGCGGTTCTGGGAAGCGTTTCCCGGGATCTGATCCAGAAAGCCGAAGGCATGACCATATGGGTGGTGGACGATTGA
- the hemW gene encoding radical SAM family heme chaperone HemW, whose amino-acid sequence MNGNPSLEAQEPCRNGRPLPPAAISSLYIHVPFCLSKCPYCDFFSLAEHETELRRYPELLLRHLALAIDRGLLQNRLSTLFFGGGTPSLLTPEALAAIIAALSRAPGISADAEISLEANPGTVNLEKLQGFRSAGLNRLSIGIQSLNGTFLNRLGRRHTPEQAVTAFRDARRAGFANLSCDLMFGLPGQRRRQLLDELDAILALEPEHLSCYGLTVEEDTPFYHLHHRGGLPLPDEEESRELYLAIHDRLVAAGYRHYEISNYALPGHECRHNLVYWRRGAYLGIGAGAHSFDAERWGQRWAAPPDLNEYSLRLDRGEDPAEKLEDFDRQGAMAETIYLGLRTSEGIGEADFMRQFGQGVASAFPEAVARCGSHLVFLDGRWCLDLAGWLIYDHLIEAFL is encoded by the coding sequence TTGAACGGTAACCCTTCCCTCGAGGCGCAGGAGCCGTGCCGCAACGGGCGACCCTTGCCGCCGGCCGCCATCTCCTCTCTCTACATCCATGTCCCTTTCTGCCTCAGCAAGTGCCCTTACTGCGATTTTTTTTCCCTGGCTGAACATGAAACGGAGCTACGCCGCTATCCGGAGCTTCTGCTGCGGCACCTGGCCCTGGCTATCGACCGAGGCCTGCTGCAGAATCGGCTTTCCACCCTGTTTTTTGGAGGGGGCACGCCTTCTCTGCTGACCCCTGAAGCCCTGGCAGCCATCATCGCTGCCCTGAGTCGGGCGCCCGGGATTTCCGCCGATGCCGAAATCTCCCTTGAAGCCAATCCGGGAACGGTCAATCTGGAAAAGCTGCAGGGGTTCAGGTCGGCAGGCCTCAACCGGCTTTCGATCGGAATACAATCGCTGAACGGCACCTTTTTGAACCGACTGGGACGCCGCCATACCCCCGAGCAGGCGGTGACGGCTTTTCGGGATGCCCGCCGGGCCGGATTCGCCAACCTCTCCTGTGACCTGATGTTCGGTCTGCCCGGTCAACGGCGCCGGCAGCTGCTTGACGAACTGGACGCCATACTGGCTCTGGAGCCGGAGCATCTGTCCTGTTACGGGTTGACGGTAGAGGAGGACACCCCTTTTTATCACCTGCACCATCGCGGCGGTCTCCCCCTGCCCGACGAGGAAGAATCCCGTGAGCTCTACCTCGCCATCCACGATCGTCTGGTCGCGGCCGGATACAGGCACTACGAAATATCCAACTATGCCCTGCCGGGGCACGAATGCCGACACAACCTGGTTTACTGGCGGCGTGGAGCCTATTTGGGGATCGGGGCGGGGGCTCACTCCTTTGATGCGGAAAGATGGGGACAGCGCTGGGCGGCGCCCCCCGACCTGAATGAATATTCCCTGAGGCTGGACCGAGGCGAAGATCCCGCCGAGAAGCTGGAGGACTTCGACCGGCAGGGGGCGATGGCCGAAACAATTTATCTCGGGCTGCGAACCTCCGAGGGGATAGGGGAAGCCGATTTCATGCGGCAGTTCGGCCAAGGGGTTGCCAGCGCCTTCCCGGAAGCCGTTGCCCGTTGCGGTTCGCACCTGGTTTTTCTGGACGGAAGATGGTGTCTGGATCTTGCCGGCTGGCTCATCTACGATCATCTAATCGAGGCTTTTCTCTAG
- the hrcA gene encoding heat-inducible transcriptional repressor HrcA yields the protein MNERSRQILQAIIEDYTSSGEPVGSRAVARRQGINLSPATVRNVMADLEEMGYLYSPHTSAGRVPTEEGYRFYLASLLHVRELTLEEREQIRQHYHFRDLQTEERLREAGRLLSTASRYAGIVMVPRFTSTVFRRIEFVSLGPTRLLVVFLTQAGIIQHKLIEVNEPLNRSQLDEATNYLNEAFSGLTIQQIKVRIAEEIRQERAVYDKLRRRALLLSSQALQEEFGGQVFIEGTSNILEQPEFADLEKMRRLLRAFEQKSLLIELLDKTQQVEGVQIFIGSHDEYSEIEGCSLVTASYSNHHGTTGTLGIIGPTRMPYSLVIPLVDYTARLVSDMLSTD from the coding sequence ATGAACGAGCGAAGTCGCCAGATCCTCCAGGCCATCATCGAGGACTACACCTCTTCTGGAGAACCGGTAGGTTCCCGGGCGGTTGCCCGTCGGCAGGGGATAAACCTGTCTCCTGCCACCGTGCGCAACGTTATGGCGGACCTGGAAGAAATGGGGTACCTCTACTCGCCCCACACTTCGGCCGGGCGGGTACCGACTGAAGAAGGTTACCGTTTTTATCTGGCCAGCCTGCTGCATGTCAGGGAGCTGACCCTCGAGGAACGGGAGCAGATACGCCAACATTATCATTTTCGTGATCTCCAGACGGAGGAGCGACTTCGGGAGGCCGGGCGTCTCCTGTCCACGGCATCCCGATATGCAGGTATCGTCATGGTGCCCCGTTTCACCAGCACGGTTTTTCGTCGGATTGAGTTCGTTTCTCTGGGGCCCACGCGTCTGCTTGTGGTGTTCCTGACACAGGCGGGAATTATCCAGCACAAGCTGATTGAAGTAAACGAGCCTCTCAATCGAAGTCAGCTGGATGAGGCGACCAATTACCTCAACGAAGCATTTTCCGGCCTGACCATTCAGCAGATAAAGGTCAGGATTGCCGAAGAAATTCGCCAGGAACGGGCCGTTTATGACAAGCTGCGGCGCCGGGCCCTGCTGCTGTCGAGTCAGGCTTTGCAGGAAGAGTTCGGTGGCCAGGTTTTTATCGAGGGCACATCAAATATTCTGGAACAGCCCGAGTTCGCCGACCTCGAAAAGATGCGGCGGTTGTTGAGAGCTTTTGAACAAAAAAGCCTGCTGATCGAATTGCTGGACAAAACCCAGCAGGTCGAAGGTGTACAGATATTTATCGGCAGTCACGACGAGTACAGTGAAATCGAAGGATGCAGTCTGGTCACTGCCTCGTATTCGAATCACCATGGTACCACCGGCACCCTGGGAATCATCGGACCGACCCGAATGCCCTATTCGCTGGTCATCCCGCTGGTCGACTATACTGCACGCCTGGTAAGCGACATGCTGAGCACTGATTAG
- the grpE gene encoding nucleotide exchange factor GrpE, with protein sequence MVEQNNRNDQKDPRPEGAEGETPVSQEAAEKAAEEKTADLEEALTTARAESARNWDLYLRERAELENYRKRMQREKEDLARFANENLLREILPILDNLERAVSHSKESAENDAAGLLKGVEMTLDQFHKVLEKFGVVPVESVGKPFDPAWHEAMGQLESREHAPNTVVQQMQKGFTLNDRLLRPALVLVAKAPPGE encoded by the coding sequence ATGGTGGAACAGAATAACAGGAACGATCAGAAAGATCCCCGCCCCGAAGGCGCCGAGGGGGAAACTCCGGTTTCCCAGGAGGCGGCGGAGAAGGCCGCGGAGGAGAAGACGGCGGATCTCGAAGAAGCCCTCACAACCGCCCGGGCCGAGTCGGCCAGGAACTGGGACCTTTATTTGCGGGAGCGGGCGGAGCTGGAGAACTATCGCAAGCGTATGCAGCGGGAAAAGGAAGACCTTGCCCGCTTTGCCAACGAAAACCTGCTGCGCGAAATTCTGCCGATCCTTGACAACCTGGAGCGGGCGGTTTCCCATTCCAAGGAAAGCGCGGAAAACGATGCAGCGGGATTGCTCAAAGGCGTTGAAATGACGCTGGATCAGTTTCACAAGGTTTTGGAGAAGTTCGGGGTCGTCCCCGTGGAGTCTGTCGGCAAGCCTTTCGATCCCGCCTGGCATGAAGCGATGGGCCAGCTGGAAAGCCGCGAGCATGCGCCGAATACAGTGGTTCAGCAGATGCAGAAGGGCTTCACTCTGAACGATCGGCTGCTGCGCCCGGCTCTGGTGCTGGTAGCCAAGGCTCCGCCGGGAGAATAA
- the dnaK gene encoding molecular chaperone DnaK: MGKVIGIDLGTTNSCVAVMEGGEPVVIANAEGSRTTPSMVAFTESGERLVGQQAKRQAVTNPENTLFAIKRLIGRKFDSEAVKKDIQISPFHIIKADNGDAWVEVRGKKYSPPEISAMVLQKMKQTAEDYLGEPVTDAVITVPAYFNDSQRQATKDAGKIAGLNVLRIINEPTAASLAYGMDKKGEEKIAVFDLGGGTFDISILELGDGVFEVKSTNGDTFLGGEDFDQRIIDYVADEFKKDQGIDLRKDKMALQRLKEACEKAKCELSTSMETDINLPFITADQSGPKHLNIKLTRAKLESIVGELLEKLVGPCKTAMKDAGLSASDIDEVLLVGGMTRMPAVQNKVKEIFGKIPNKGVNPDEVVAIGAAIQGGVLKGEVKDVLLLDVTPLSLGIETLGGVMTKLIEKNTTIPCKKSQIFSTAADNQPAVSVHVLQGEREMAADNKTIGRFELVGIPPAPRGVPQIEVAFDIDANGILHVSAKDLGTGKEQSIRITASSGLSEEEINKMVKDAESHASEDKKKRETVEARNQADGLIYTTEKSLKEHGDKVDEATRANIQKALDDLKKAVEGDDAEEIKQKIEALASASHKLAEAMYKQTQGAEGAAGEAGAAGDAAGPSEEGVVDAEFEEVDDKKD; encoded by the coding sequence ATGGGCAAAGTCATAGGCATAGACCTGGGAACCACCAATAGCTGCGTGGCGGTAATGGAAGGCGGAGAACCTGTCGTCATCGCCAATGCCGAAGGATCCCGTACCACCCCTTCCATGGTGGCTTTTACTGAGAGCGGTGAACGGCTGGTCGGCCAGCAGGCCAAGCGCCAGGCGGTGACCAATCCGGAAAACACTCTTTTCGCCATCAAACGTCTTATCGGGCGCAAGTTTGACAGCGAGGCGGTGAAAAAGGATATCCAGATCAGTCCTTTCCATATCATCAAGGCGGATAATGGCGACGCCTGGGTCGAGGTGCGCGGCAAAAAGTACAGCCCGCCCGAAATCTCCGCAATGGTTCTGCAGAAGATGAAGCAGACCGCCGAGGACTACCTGGGCGAACCGGTGACCGATGCGGTCATCACCGTGCCCGCCTATTTCAACGACTCTCAGCGCCAGGCCACCAAGGATGCCGGTAAAATCGCCGGCCTCAACGTGCTGCGCATCATCAACGAGCCGACTGCTGCCTCCCTGGCCTACGGCATGGACAAAAAGGGCGAGGAAAAGATCGCCGTGTTCGACCTTGGCGGTGGGACCTTCGATATCTCCATTCTCGAACTGGGTGACGGTGTGTTCGAGGTCAAGTCGACCAACGGCGACACCTTCCTCGGCGGCGAGGACTTCGATCAGCGGATCATCGATTACGTGGCCGACGAGTTCAAAAAAGACCAGGGAATCGATCTGCGCAAGGACAAAATGGCCCTGCAGCGTCTGAAGGAGGCCTGTGAAAAGGCCAAGTGCGAGCTGTCCACCTCGATGGAGACGGACATCAACCTGCCCTTCATTACGGCCGACCAGTCCGGGCCGAAGCATCTGAACATCAAACTGACCCGGGCCAAGCTGGAAAGCATCGTCGGCGAGCTGCTGGAAAAACTGGTGGGACCCTGCAAAACAGCGATGAAGGATGCCGGTCTCTCCGCTTCCGATATCGATGAAGTATTGCTGGTCGGCGGCATGACCCGCATGCCCGCGGTTCAGAACAAGGTCAAGGAGATCTTCGGCAAAATTCCCAACAAGGGGGTTAATCCCGATGAGGTGGTGGCCATCGGTGCGGCCATCCAGGGCGGCGTTCTCAAAGGCGAGGTCAAGGACGTCCTGCTGCTCGACGTCACTCCGCTCTCCCTGGGAATCGAAACCCTTGGCGGCGTCATGACCAAGCTGATCGAGAAAAACACCACCATTCCCTGCAAGAAGAGCCAGATTTTCTCCACTGCGGCCGACAATCAACCGGCTGTCTCGGTACATGTATTGCAGGGTGAAAGGGAGATGGCCGCCGACAATAAGACCATCGGCCGCTTCGAACTGGTGGGCATACCGCCCGCTCCCCGTGGCGTACCGCAGATCGAGGTCGCGTTCGATATCGATGCCAACGGCATTCTCCATGTTTCCGCCAAGGACCTCGGCACCGGCAAGGAGCAGTCGATCCGCATCACCGCCTCTTCCGGTCTCAGTGAGGAAGAGATCAACAAGATGGTCAAGGATGCCGAGTCCCATGCCTCCGAAGACAAGAAGAAGCGCGAGACGGTTGAGGCACGCAACCAGGCCGATGGCTTGATCTACACCACTGAGAAGTCCCTCAAGGAGCACGGGGACAAGGTCGACGAAGCGACTCGGGCGAATATCCAGAAGGCGCTGGACGACCTGAAAAAGGCGGTGGAAGGGGACGACGCCGAAGAGATCAAGCAGAAGATTGAAGCTCTGGCGTCCGCATCCCACAAGCTGGCCGAGGCCATGTACAAGCAGACGCAGGGCGCCGAAGGCGCTGCCGGGGAAGCTGGTGCAGCGGGCGACGCTGCCGGTCCTTCCGAAGAAGGGGTCGTGGATGCCGAGTTTGAAGAAGTCGACGACAAAAAAGATTGA
- the dnaJ gene encoding molecular chaperone DnaJ, with the protein MEKRDYYEVLEVHRNASETEIKKAYRRLALKYHPDKNPGDNEAEDRFKELSEAYAVLSDAQQRVTYDQYGHAGLGGGGFSSGGFGGSPFEDIFGDIFGDIFGGRTGRRTRGRRGDDLRYNLTIAFEEAAFGVETTIQIPRHEPCGTCAGSGAKPGTSPKICPVCRGAGQVRYQQGFFSLTRPCPECHGEGQIIDQPCTDCRGTGRIKGKKSISLKIPAGVETGSRLKLTGEGEPGIQGGPPGDLYVVVSVKDHPIFQRDGQNIICEIPISFTQAALGCELEVPTLEEKISLKVPAGTQSGKVLQLNNIGFPSLHGYSRGDQLVVLRVETPTRLTARQKELLEEFAREGGEDVHPMGKSFLEKVKELFE; encoded by the coding sequence TTGGAAAAACGTGATTATTACGAAGTGCTCGAGGTTCATCGCAATGCCAGCGAAACCGAAATCAAAAAGGCCTATCGGCGCCTGGCATTGAAGTATCACCCTGACAAGAACCCTGGGGACAATGAGGCCGAAGACCGTTTCAAGGAGCTCAGCGAGGCCTATGCGGTCCTCTCCGACGCCCAGCAGCGCGTGACCTATGACCAGTACGGTCACGCCGGTCTGGGTGGCGGAGGCTTTTCCTCCGGCGGTTTCGGAGGCAGCCCCTTCGAAGATATCTTCGGCGATATTTTCGGCGACATCTTCGGCGGCCGGACCGGTCGGCGCACCCGGGGGCGCAGGGGAGACGACCTGCGCTACAATCTGACCATAGCCTTCGAGGAGGCGGCCTTCGGGGTGGAAACAACCATTCAGATCCCCCGCCACGAGCCCTGCGGCACGTGCGCCGGTTCGGGTGCCAAACCCGGGACCTCTCCCAAGATCTGTCCGGTCTGCCGTGGAGCCGGCCAGGTCCGGTATCAGCAGGGTTTCTTTTCCCTCACCCGGCCGTGCCCCGAGTGTCACGGTGAAGGACAGATCATCGATCAGCCCTGCACGGACTGCAGGGGCACGGGCAGGATCAAGGGGAAGAAGTCGATATCCCTGAAAATTCCCGCGGGGGTGGAAACCGGCAGCCGGCTCAAACTGACCGGCGAGGGGGAGCCCGGGATTCAGGGCGGACCGCCCGGCGATCTCTACGTGGTTGTTTCCGTCAAGGACCATCCGATCTTCCAGCGGGATGGTCAGAACATCATCTGTGAAATACCGATCTCTTTTACCCAGGCGGCACTGGGTTGCGAACTTGAAGTCCCGACTCTGGAGGAAAAGATCTCCCTCAAGGTTCCGGCCGGAACCCAGTCGGGCAAGGTGCTCCAGTTGAACAACATCGGTTTTCCATCTCTTCATGGCTACAGCCGGGGAGATCAACTGGTGGTTTTGAGAGTCGAGACGCCGACCCGTCTCACCGCGCGACAGAAGGAGCTTCTCGAAGAGTTCGCCCGGGAGGGGGGCGAGGATGTTCACCCGATGGGTAAAAGCTTTCTGGAAAAGGTCAAGGAATTGTTTGAATGA